The sequence GAACCTTCGTAAATCAGGCCAGCAAAGCCCGACAAGGCAAACAGGAAATAAATCAGAATATTCATGGCGTAAATTTATACAAATTATGCCACTATAGTACAGCCCTCGTCAGGTTTATTCCATCTTGTTCAATAATCAAGATAAACTTTTGATTACGAACATGACTAGGCACTTGGACAATTATATCAAAACCGTTCATTTTCATTTCGTACAAAACCTGCCCATTCAGCGAGAACAGTCTCACGTTCTTTTCTCCTGGCACAGACGAACGAATGTGCAGGGATCCATTCCGCAGCATTGCCCTAGTACGAAACATCTGCGTAATAGACGGCTTTCCCGTTCCAAAAGGTTTCAAAGAGTCATTAATTTCAGCATAGCTAAATGAATAGGGAACACTCCGCGACGAAGACGATAAGTGAGGAACAAAAACCGCACTAGAACTTGAGCTCGAAATTTTTATTTCCTCCATATACGGCGTGGACCTAGAAACCTTGAACGTCACATAGTTCTTGTCTTCGGACTCCGTGATTTCGGATAGCGTAATATTCATGTTAAGGCCGTTGCGAAAAACAAAACCGTCAAATGAAGTGACATTCCCGGTTCCAGGGAACACGTCGGAGGGAAGGGCAGGGCCAGCATCATAGGAGCAAACCTCTCCACCAGCTAAAACCATCCTCATTCCTGACTTGGCCCTCACAAGATACTCACGAGCATGGCACCTAAAAGCATTTACCTGCATTTCCCAAGCTGAGTCGCTATAGTCCACATACCATATCAACATGCCGGAATTAGCTTGTCCCATGTCCCATTTTTTATTGGTTCGGAATTCCAACATATACATCTCATTATCATTTTCGGGATTGGTAATGGAAATCGCTACGTTGTCGTCCAACTTGTCCAAGCGTACAAATTCTTCATTTCCCAGTTCCGAGGGAACAAGCCAACCCATTAGCATTCTGTCGAAGGAAGAATACAGCGGCGAAGGATCTTTTGGTTGGTCCATTATCGACCAGGATCCAACAACAGTTGAGCCGTAACCAACACGAATGTCCGGTAAGCCAAGCATATGGCCGAACTCGTGAACGAAAATTAAAATACTTTTCTGTTCATCAACACTGGCAAAACGACGAACAAACAATTTGTCACTGATCTTGAGCGAAACCTTATGCATCGCAGGCCACAAGGAACGCTCAACATACGTTCTCTCCCCTGCATAAATAAAAGCAGAAAAATCAATATAGCCATCACCATCGTTGTCATACACAGAAAGATTCACACCCTGAGAAAGCAACGTATCAACAGCCTGGGAAAAAGCTAATTCAGCTTCATCTCCCGTAGTGTTCGAGGGGTTGTCATAAAATTCCTTGGCATTCGGAAGGGTTATGGGTCCATACACATCAAAAGAGGGGCGATACTCCCCCATGGAATTATAGACGTAGTAATCCCTGACACTGCCGAAATTGTCACCTTCCTTGAACCCTTCCTTGTTCAGAAAATCCGTATAGAAGTTCCTAGGATTTTCAATTGCGAACTTGACATCCTCAAACTGTACGAGAATAACAGGAACACGAACATCCCCTTGGGTAATATTCTTATTTAAAAGAGGATACGCCAAGCAAGCCGTTGCCTCAATCAACAATAAAACCGCAATATTAAAAAGCCGCATCAATCCTCCTGTATCCAATAGCAATAATCTAACCCGATTTGACAACAAACAAAGTAAAAGTTTGCTTACTTGTTTTCTTTATTATTGAAACAATCGACAGATGTCATCTTCTGATTAAAAACGAGTTGCAAACAAATATTTTTCAAAAAACATTTATTACAATTTACGACATCAATCTTACGATGGCGTTATGAAGGGCATTTTATTATTGACAATTATTTCTTTACGATAGAAGCCATCTTCTGGGTAAGGCGTTCCTTCCACGGAGTAAGGCCCACCACGTTATCCACCGGCAGCGAGAACGCGATTCCCTGGCCCATGGTATCAAGGCCAGCCTTCTGGTAAAGGGCATGGAGAACGTCATCCTTGATCTTTGCATCCACAAGGATCATGACGATTTCCTTTTCGGGCTGGATAGCGATGTGGAAAAGGGATTCCGCTTCCTTGTTTGCAGTTCCGCGTGCATTCAGGATGGTACCGCCGCGAGCGCCAGCTTCCTTGGCAGCATCCATCACGGCTTCAGAGAAACCCGCATTCACAATACAAAAAATGACTTCGTGATTGAATCCACTCATTGTTCATTTCTCCGGACCGCATCGCGGTTGTCGCTTAAAAAGTTAAAAATGGACTTACCGATAATGCTTGCCATGGGAATGGTATAGGCAATGCCCTTACCGCCCACGATGGTGTTAAACTTTTCTTCAAGACTGTCCAGGGCCGCGGTCAAGTTTTCGTCACCGATAATGCTAAAGATTACGGCACGGTCAGAATCCGTAAGGCCCATGGCAGTGGCAATTTCCTTGGGAGCCGTACCCTGGCCATAAACCACCATCTGCATATTCACGCCAAAACTCTGGATGTGGTCCATATAGAAATCAGCCTTGCTGCGGCTCACCACCGTAATCAGCACCTTCAGCTTATTCATTGAAACCCTGGAATGACCCGACTTTGCAGGGGCGCGACGAATGTACTTCTTTAAATCAGCCATACCTCTCCCTACATAAAGTCAATAATCTGTTCGTCATCCGCATCCTGGATACGACGCATCATCATTCGGTTTCTTACAAATCTAGAGGCCACCGCCTTAAAACCCAGAATCTGAATCGTAATCAGCGGAGTCATGGCCACCATGGCCACCACACCAAAAGCATAGCTCAAAATGCCACCTTCGCCATGAATGGCAGAGCAGGCACCAATGGCCAAAGGCAAAATAAAACTGGAAGTCAAGGGGCCGCTAGCCACACCACCGGAGTCAAAGGCGATGGCCGTATAAAGCTTAGGCACAAAGAAGGAAAGTCCCAAAGAAAGGAAGTAACCGGGAATAAGGTAATAGATTACCGGGAATCCATAAATCAGACGGATCATGGAAAGTCCGATAGAAATACCCACACCTACAGAAAGGGCGATCAACATGGAGCGCTTGGTGACAAGGCCGCCAGTAATTTCTTCTACCTGTTTATTGAGAACGTGAACGGCAGGTTCCGCAAGAACAACCACCATTCCAATCACAAAACCAGAGATCACCAGGGCACGGGGCAGTTGAGCCAGCTGTTGCCCCAATTCAAAGCCAATAGGCATAAAGCCCACCGCCACAGCCGTCAAGAAAATCACAAGTCCCACAAAGGTATATACGATACCGAAGCCGATCTGGGCCAGCTTGGCGCGAGAAAGCTTAAGCACCGTCAGCTGCAAGGTCACGAAGAACGCCACGATCAACCCAAGGGCAACCAGCACTTCCTTGGCAACGCCTGCCACCGCCGGCAAGAAATTCGCACCAAGGCTTGCGTCAATGGAATAA is a genomic window of Fibrobacter sp. UWH6 containing:
- a CDS encoding M6 family metalloprotease domain-containing protein, with protein sequence MRLFNIAVLLLIEATACLAYPLLNKNITQGDVRVPVILVQFEDVKFAIENPRNFYTDFLNKEGFKEGDNFGSVRDYYVYNSMGEYRPSFDVYGPITLPNAKEFYDNPSNTTGDEAELAFSQAVDTLLSQGVNLSVYDNDGDGYIDFSAFIYAGERTYVERSLWPAMHKVSLKISDKLFVRRFASVDEQKSILIFVHEFGHMLGLPDIRVGYGSTVVGSWSIMDQPKDPSPLYSSFDRMLMGWLVPSELGNEEFVRLDKLDDNVAISITNPENDNEMYMLEFRTNKKWDMGQANSGMLIWYVDYSDSAWEMQVNAFRCHAREYLVRAKSGMRMVLAGGEVCSYDAGPALPSDVFPGTGNVTSFDGFVFRNGLNMNITLSEITESEDKNYVTFKVSRSTPYMEEIKISSSSSSAVFVPHLSSSSRSVPYSFSYAEINDSLKPFGTGKPSITQMFRTRAMLRNGSLHIRSSVPGEKNVRLFSLNGQVLYEMKMNGFDIIVQVPSHVRNQKFILIIEQDGINLTRAVL
- a CDS encoding P-II family nitrogen regulator, with product MSGFNHEVIFCIVNAGFSEAVMDAAKEAGARGGTILNARGTANKEAESLFHIAIQPEKEIVMILVDAKIKDDVLHALYQKAGLDTMGQGIAFSLPVDNVVGLTPWKERLTQKMASIVKK
- a CDS encoding DUF1538 domain-containing protein; the encoded protein is MLKILLAKLKESFASVLPITLIVLIVSFTPLVSLSFKEMVVFAVCAVFLVVGIGLFNLGADLAMTPMGEHMGSGLAKSRRVLLLASVCFVMGVLITIAEPDLSVLAEQVKNAVNPTMLIATVGIGVGLFLLISIFKIVFKKDLSAIIIFFYMVLFMLGMLMVSLGKEVFVPLAFDSGGVTTGPITVPFIMALGVGVAGAIGGKHASENSFGLIALCSVGPMLALMGLVLFAQGDLTYTLSEEAYSIDASLGANFLPAVAGVAKEVLVALGLIVAFFVTLQLTVLKLSRAKLAQIGFGIVYTFVGLVIFLTAVAVGFMPIGFELGQQLAQLPRALVISGFVIGMVVVLAEPAVHVLNKQVEEITGGLVTKRSMLIALSVGVGISIGLSMIRLIYGFPVIYYLIPGYFLSLGLSFFVPKLYTAIAFDSGGVASGPLTSSFILPLAIGACSAIHGEGGILSYAFGVVAMVAMTPLITIQILGFKAVASRFVRNRMMMRRIQDADDEQIIDFM